A part of candidate division KSB1 bacterium genomic DNA contains:
- a CDS encoding tetratricopeptide repeat protein → MQGIRSVAVAATLFLTLPGSFAAAQTQSPQALNWLRAGLAEKDLAKKITAYGKALEFDSLFVEAMYNLGLAYKKQQNHQLAAKWLLKASLTKPEKQSNDLKQQVLTELGKTYKKLGKLRESEQTLKNAKAIAGDAATRAAILFELGRCLYDQGLYEEALAELREGRRLSPENAENFQSFIQVVENMQETQRLHAAAEEALATGNLKQAQLLLEEIQKKSLDPKRVQVLAVKVDSAYRLEASRQALYEQAQREAAAGNPQAAVAAYEMLLQQAGVYKDAAARLESARQQAAAKQIQAQLEADYEAGMSALREKNWTAAILAFEKVLKVDEKFRDTRKKIDEAERELKDENNESVVARYYVDGVAALNRNDLASALAALERVRRLNARYRNVNALLEEIEKRLHEQAKPAVLTSEQVENLYQEALRAAEKKDWLQTVVALEKLELLQPDYRNAAALLAEARARLPRAGRDAVAEDPSSSSMLNTKMGAAGGVIVAVVLLPLIGMIAFSKSMRARLYLLRGNLAAAALLYEQILARHPERVKLYPILANLYLLIQRYDEQAMKIYKAVLNLNIATPRRDEINALVAQKYLTEGRTDSDAIEVLENALKSERLKQTHVN, encoded by the coding sequence ATGCAAGGCATCCGATCAGTCGCGGTAGCGGCAACCCTGTTTCTAACTCTGCCGGGCAGTTTTGCCGCGGCGCAAACACAAAGCCCGCAGGCGTTGAACTGGCTGCGCGCCGGCCTCGCCGAAAAAGATCTCGCCAAAAAAATTACGGCCTATGGGAAAGCTCTCGAATTCGACTCGTTGTTTGTCGAGGCGATGTATAATCTCGGCCTGGCGTACAAAAAACAGCAGAATCATCAGCTCGCCGCCAAATGGCTTTTGAAAGCCTCCTTGACGAAACCCGAAAAGCAAAGCAATGATTTGAAACAGCAAGTTTTAACCGAACTTGGCAAGACCTACAAAAAATTGGGAAAGCTGCGGGAAAGCGAACAGACATTGAAAAACGCCAAAGCCATTGCGGGTGATGCGGCGACTCGGGCGGCCATTTTATTCGAGCTGGGGCGCTGTTTGTATGACCAGGGTCTCTATGAAGAAGCGCTGGCGGAGCTGCGTGAAGGCCGAAGATTAAGCCCGGAAAACGCCGAAAATTTCCAAAGCTTCATTCAAGTGGTGGAAAACATGCAGGAAACACAGCGTCTGCACGCCGCCGCCGAGGAAGCCTTGGCGACCGGCAATCTCAAGCAGGCGCAGTTGCTGCTGGAAGAAATTCAGAAAAAAAGCCTCGATCCGAAGAGAGTGCAAGTGCTTGCCGTAAAAGTTGATTCCGCCTACCGGCTTGAGGCAAGCCGCCAGGCACTCTACGAGCAGGCGCAGCGCGAGGCAGCAGCAGGAAATCCGCAAGCGGCAGTGGCGGCTTACGAAATGCTGTTGCAGCAAGCCGGCGTCTACAAAGATGCCGCCGCCAGACTGGAAAGCGCGCGCCAGCAAGCGGCCGCCAAACAAATTCAGGCGCAGCTCGAAGCCGATTACGAGGCCGGTATGTCCGCCCTGCGCGAAAAAAATTGGACAGCAGCAATTCTTGCTTTTGAAAAAGTGCTCAAGGTCGATGAAAAATTCCGCGACACCCGCAAAAAAATCGACGAGGCCGAGCGCGAGCTGAAAGATGAGAACAATGAGAGTGTTGTGGCGCGCTACTACGTTGACGGTGTTGCCGCGCTGAATCGCAACGACCTCGCCAGCGCCCTGGCCGCGCTCGAGCGCGTGCGCCGGTTAAATGCGCGTTATCGCAATGTCAACGCGTTGCTGGAAGAGATTGAAAAGCGCCTGCATGAACAAGCCAAGCCGGCGGTGCTGACTTCCGAGCAAGTTGAAAATTTGTATCAGGAGGCGCTGAGGGCGGCGGAAAAAAAAGACTGGCTGCAAACCGTAGTGGCGCTGGAAAAATTGGAATTGCTGCAACCCGATTATCGCAACGCGGCGGCGCTGCTGGCTGAAGCGCGGGCGCGGCTTCCCCGCGCCGGTCGAGATGCCGTTGCAGAAGACCCCTCCAGCAGCTCGATGCTCAACACCAAAATGGGCGCAGCCGGCGGCGTGATCGTGGCGGTTGTGTTATTGCCGCTGATCGGCATGATCGCCTTTTCCAAATCAATGCGCGCCCGCTTGTATTTGCTGCGTGGCAACTTGGCGGCAGCGGCGCTGCTTTACGAGCAAATTTTGGCGCGCCATCCAGAGCGCGTGAAGCTTTATCCGATTCTGGCGAATCTTTATTTGCTCATTCAACGCTACGACGAGCAGGCCATGAAAATTTATAAAGCGGTTTTGAATTTAAATATTGCCACCCCACGGCGCGACGAGATCAACGCGCTGGTGGCGCAAAAATACCTCACCGAAGGCCGGACGGATTCCGACGCCATCGAAGTGCTCGAAAACGCGCTGAAATCCGAACGCCTGAAGCAGACTCACGTAAATTGA
- a CDS encoding tetratricopeptide repeat protein, translating into MMRVVKFFVLCSMTMAGFSHHAGASVQPWQNSRARQWYESGVKEKNVEKKIAALHKAVEADPLFVEALFALGLAYKERQDFTRAEQYISKAYHVDPDKLSDDFKIAILHELAAAYNRQGKATDYEETLRQIKNLAGDPQRRATIAFELGRFLYQQGRYDEALAVLQEGQRLDPAKQDYFANLIQLTQTAQETRRLYAAIYEQAQKHEAGGELELAIKNYTQLLQIQGGYKDANARVEKLRQMLEQEMLKRETAVQNANVAATLPAHDSTAASDTLEMIAAPSEADFEIADTAWATTSEEIGDAGRINHDLDAPAALASNDQAGVKHLVAAQANPMDEIPVVEAPSNSRNFFYAAGAVMALLVFFVLGLLAFSPVARARLLLFRGRYGAAARIYESALIRQPGRLKLYPPLAHTYLRMGRRDQDAMRIYRMILQFNLASGHRDEINAVVAQKYLTEGRTDDEAVGILEQALKVEKRRPAFGAKTRFSAVWRR; encoded by the coding sequence ATGATGCGAGTGGTCAAATTTTTCGTCCTGTGTTCGATGACAATGGCGGGATTTTCTCATCACGCCGGGGCTTCGGTGCAACCCTGGCAAAATTCCCGCGCCAGGCAATGGTACGAAAGCGGCGTCAAGGAAAAAAATGTTGAGAAAAAAATCGCCGCGTTGCACAAGGCCGTCGAGGCTGATCCGCTTTTTGTCGAGGCGCTTTTTGCGCTGGGTTTGGCTTATAAAGAGCGGCAGGATTTCACCCGCGCCGAGCAATATATTTCGAAGGCGTATCACGTCGATCCCGACAAGCTCAGCGACGATTTCAAGATCGCGATTTTGCACGAGCTGGCGGCGGCCTACAACCGGCAAGGCAAGGCAACGGATTATGAGGAAACACTGCGCCAGATAAAAAATTTGGCGGGCGATCCGCAACGTCGCGCCACGATCGCTTTTGAGCTGGGGCGCTTTCTGTATCAGCAGGGGCGTTATGACGAGGCGCTGGCGGTGTTGCAAGAAGGCCAGCGTCTCGATCCAGCCAAACAGGATTATTTTGCCAACCTGATTCAACTCACGCAAACCGCGCAGGAAACACGACGACTTTACGCCGCGATTTACGAGCAGGCGCAAAAGCATGAGGCTGGCGGCGAACTGGAACTGGCGATCAAAAATTACACTCAGCTTCTTCAAATCCAAGGCGGTTATAAAGATGCGAATGCCAGGGTAGAAAAACTTCGCCAGATGCTTGAACAAGAGATGTTGAAACGTGAAACCGCCGTTCAAAATGCGAACGTGGCGGCGACCTTGCCCGCGCACGACTCGACCGCTGCTTCCGATACGCTCGAAATGATCGCCGCGCCGTCTGAAGCGGATTTTGAAATCGCCGACACGGCTTGGGCGACGACCAGTGAAGAGATTGGCGACGCCGGGAGAATAAATCACGATTTGGATGCGCCGGCCGCCCTGGCTTCAAACGATCAGGCTGGCGTCAAGCATCTCGTTGCAGCGCAAGCCAATCCGATGGATGAAATCCCAGTGGTGGAAGCGCCTTCAAACAGTCGAAACTTTTTTTACGCTGCCGGCGCCGTCATGGCGCTGCTGGTTTTCTTCGTGTTGGGTTTGCTGGCGTTTTCCCCGGTGGCCCGCGCGCGTCTGCTGCTGTTTCGCGGCCGATATGGCGCCGCGGCGAGAATTTACGAAAGCGCTTTGATACGCCAGCCGGGCCGGTTGAAGCTGTATCCGCCTTTGGCCCACACGTATTTGCGGATGGGCCGCCGTGATCAAGACGCGATGAGAATCTACCGCATGATTCTGCAATTCAATCTTGCCAGTGGCCATCGCGATGAGATCAATGCGGTCGTCGCCCAAAAATATCTCACGGAAGGCCGGACCGATGACGAGGCGGTTGGCATTTTAGAGCAGGCGCTGAAAGTCGAAAAGCGTCGCCCCGCTTTCGGGGCAAAAACTCGATTTTCCGCAGTCTGGCGCAGATGA